One window of the Zea mays cultivar B73 chromosome 3, Zm-B73-REFERENCE-NAM-5.0, whole genome shotgun sequence genome contains the following:
- the LOC100284621 gene encoding VAMP-like protein YKT62, with product MKITALLVLKPSTSGAGSSSSGGQSGPEAVVLANATDVSHFGYFQRSAAREFIVFVARTVAQRTQPGQRQSVQHEEYKVHSHNRNGLCAVAFMDDHYPVRSAFSLLNQVLDEYQKAFGDSWKSATADGTQQWAFLTDALARFQDPAEADKLMKIQRDLDETKIILHKTIDSVLARGERLDSLVEKSSDLSAASQMFYKQAKKTNQCCTIL from the exons ATGAAGATCACGGCGCTCCTTGTGCTGAAGCCGTCGACCTCCGGAGCCGGTAGCTCCTCGTCCGGCGGCCAGTCGGGCCCGGAGGCGGTCGTGCTCGCGAACGCGACGGACGTCAGCCACTTCGGCTACTTCCAGCGCAGCGCCGCCCGCGAGTTCATCGTCTTCGTTGCCCGCACCGTCGCTCAGCGCACCCAGCCAGGCCAGCGGCAGTCCGTCCAGCACGAAG aATATAAGGTTCACTCCCACAACAGAAATGGGCTTTGTGCGGTGGCATTTATGGATGATCACTATCCTGTACGAAGTGCATTTTCTCTTCTGAATCAG GTTCTTGATGAGTACCAGAAGGCTTTTGGGGACTCCTGGAAATCTGCTACTGCAGATGGAACTCAACAGTGGGCTTTCCTGACAGACGCCTTGGCAAGATTTCAG GACCCTGCGGAAGCTGACAAACTAATGAAAATTCAGAGGGACTTGGATGAAACAAAAATTATTCTT CATAAAACTATTGATAGTGTCCTGGCCAGAGGAGAGAGATTGGATAGCTTGGTTGAGAAAAGTTCTGATCTAAGTGCTGCTTCTCAG ATGTTCTACAAGCAGGCAAAGAAGACAAACCAATGTTGCACAATACTTTAA